The Anastrepha ludens isolate Willacy chromosome X, idAnaLude1.1, whole genome shotgun sequence genome includes a window with the following:
- the LOC128869259 gene encoding probable fatty acid-binding protein produces the protein MAVWEGKKYKLEKSENFDEYMKELGVGMVLRKMGNSVSPTVELKKDGDNYSFTTTSTFKTTTVNFKLGEEFDEETLDGRKVKSVFTQDGNKLVQEQKGDKPSTIIREFTDSELMTTLTLNDVNSVRVYKAV, from the coding sequence atggctgtctgggaaggaaagaaatacaaATTAGAAAAGAGTGAAAACTTCGACGAATACATGAAGGAATTGGGTGTCGGTATGGTTCTACGCAAAATGGGTAACAGTGTCAGCCCCACCGTTGAACTGAAGAAGGATGGTGATAATTACTCTTTCACCACTACCTCAACCTTCAAGACAACTACGGTCAACTTCAAGCTGGGCGAGGAATTCGATGAAGAGACACTTGATGGTCGCAAAGTGAAGAGCGTCTTCACTCAGGATGGCAACAAATTGGTGCAAGAACAGAAGGGTGACAAACCATCGACCATTATTCGTGAATTTACTGACTCCGAGCTAATGACTACTCTCACCCTCAACGACGTGAACTCCGTCAGAGTCTACAAGGCTGTATAA